The Scyliorhinus torazame isolate Kashiwa2021f chromosome 10, sScyTor2.1, whole genome shotgun sequence genome contains a region encoding:
- the lmo2 gene encoding rhombotin-2, with amino-acid sequence MKKSPSSFGALQSCCRPGDAESQRCRLPEQMSAAIERKSLENAEEPVDEVLQIPPSLLNCGGCQQNIGDRYFLKAIDQYWHEDCLSCDLCGCRLGEVGRRLYYKLGRKLCRRDYLRLFGQDGLCSACDKRIRAYEMTMRVKDKVYHLECFKCAACQKHFCVGDRYLLINSDIVCEQDIYEWTKLNGMI; translated from the exons ATGAAAAAAAGCCCCAGCAGCTTCGGGGCCTTGCAGAGCTGCTGCCGACCCGGAGACGCAGAGAGTCAGCGCTGCCGGCTGCCCGAGCAAATGTCAGCGGCAATCGAGAGGAAATCGCTGGAGAATGCAGA AGAGCCAGTGGATGAAGTTCTACAGATACCTCCTTCATTACTAAACTGTGGGGGTTGTCAACAGAATATTGGAGATCGTTATTTCCTGAAAGCCATCGATCAATACTGGCATGAAGATTGCCTGAGCTGTGACCTGTGTGGCTGCAGACTAGGAGAAGTGGGTAGGAGACTCTACTATAAACTAGGCAGAAAGCTCTGTCGAAGGGACTACCTCAG GTTATTTGGTCAAGATGGACTTTGCTCTGCCTGTGACAAAAGAATCCGGGCCTATGAAATGACAATGCGAGTCAAAGACAAGGTTTACCACCTGGAGTGTTTTAAATGTGCAGCTTGTCAGAAGCACTTCTGCGTAGGAGACCGATACCTGCTCATCAACTCAGACATTGTCTGTGAACAGGACATTTATGAATGGACTAAACTCAATGGGATGATCTAG